Proteins encoded by one window of Paenibacillus urinalis:
- the uvrB gene encoding excinuclease ABC subunit UvrB: MSDIVMSNKGFELVSEFEPQGDQPQAIVELVEGIRQGKRHQTLLGATGTGKTFTIAQTIAKLNRPTLVIAHNKTLAAQLASEFKEFFPNNSVDYFVSYYDYYQPEAYIPSSDTYIEKDSSINEEIDKLRHSATSSLFERRDVIIVASVSCIYGLGSPIEYSNMLLSLRVGMEKSRKEILSRLVDIQYQRNDLNFVRGTFRVRGDVIEIFPASKDQHAMRIELFGDEVERITEIDVLTGELIGERDHVAIFPASHFVTREETMRVALVNIERELEERLAELREQGKLLEAQRLEQRTRYDIEMMKEVGFCSGIENYSGPLTFRETGATPYTLLDYFPDDMLVVIDESHVTLPQIRAMYNGDRARKTVLVEHGFRLPSALDNRPLQFEEFEKKTSQLVYVSATPGPYEIEHTEGDMVQQIIRPTGLLDPIIEVRPTKGQIDDLIGEIRDRVEKDERVLVTTLTKKMAEDLTDYFKEVGIKVRYMHSDIKTLERMSILRDLRLGTFHVLIGINLLREGLDLPEVSLVAILDADKEGFLRSERSLIQTIGRAARNSEGRVIMYGDKVTDSMDKAIKETERRRTIQVAYNEEHGITPQTIRKKIREVIEATKVAEAKSDYLTGGAEKMSKRDRQSLMQRLEAEMKDAAKNLQFERAAELRDALLELKAE; the protein is encoded by the coding sequence ATGAGCGATATTGTCATGAGCAATAAAGGATTCGAACTCGTATCGGAGTTTGAACCTCAAGGGGATCAGCCGCAGGCTATTGTAGAGCTGGTAGAAGGAATCCGGCAAGGGAAAAGGCATCAGACATTGCTTGGTGCCACAGGTACCGGTAAGACGTTTACCATTGCTCAGACCATAGCGAAGTTAAACAGACCCACGCTTGTTATTGCACATAACAAGACGCTTGCGGCACAGCTCGCAAGTGAGTTCAAGGAGTTTTTTCCTAACAATTCGGTAGATTACTTTGTAAGTTATTACGATTACTATCAGCCGGAAGCCTATATTCCTTCTTCCGATACGTATATTGAGAAGGATTCAAGTATAAATGAAGAAATTGATAAGCTTCGGCATTCGGCGACCAGTTCTTTGTTCGAGCGTCGCGACGTTATCATTGTTGCGAGTGTATCCTGCATCTACGGTCTCGGATCTCCGATTGAATATTCTAATATGTTATTGTCGCTCCGTGTAGGGATGGAGAAGTCTCGCAAGGAGATTTTGTCACGTCTCGTTGATATCCAGTATCAGCGCAATGACCTTAATTTTGTTCGGGGTACGTTCCGTGTACGCGGTGATGTAATAGAAATTTTCCCAGCTTCCAAAGATCAGCATGCCATGCGAATTGAGCTCTTTGGAGACGAGGTTGAACGCATTACGGAGATTGACGTACTGACCGGCGAGCTGATCGGTGAGCGCGATCATGTGGCGATATTCCCGGCCTCTCACTTTGTTACTCGTGAGGAGACGATGAGAGTTGCGCTTGTCAATATTGAGCGTGAACTAGAAGAACGTCTTGCTGAACTGCGTGAGCAGGGCAAGCTGCTGGAGGCACAGCGTCTGGAGCAGCGGACGAGATACGATATTGAGATGATGAAGGAAGTGGGCTTCTGCTCGGGCATCGAGAATTATTCTGGACCCCTGACCTTCCGTGAGACAGGAGCAACGCCGTATACCCTGCTCGACTATTTCCCAGATGATATGCTGGTTGTCATAGATGAGTCTCATGTGACACTGCCTCAAATTCGCGCAATGTATAACGGTGACCGTGCGCGGAAGACCGTTCTCGTTGAGCACGGATTTCGTTTGCCGTCTGCACTAGATAACCGGCCGCTGCAGTTTGAGGAATTCGAGAAGAAGACAAGTCAGCTTGTATATGTCTCTGCCACTCCAGGACCTTATGAGATTGAGCATACCGAAGGGGATATGGTTCAGCAGATTATCCGCCCTACAGGTCTACTTGATCCGATCATTGAAGTGAGACCGACCAAAGGTCAGATTGATGATTTGATCGGAGAGATTCGGGATCGTGTTGAGAAGGATGAGCGCGTGCTTGTTACGACGCTGACGAAGAAGATGGCAGAGGATCTGACAGATTACTTCAAGGAAGTCGGCATTAAGGTCAGATATATGCACTCTGATATCAAGACATTGGAACGTATGTCCATCCTAAGGGATTTAAGGCTTGGAACATTCCACGTCCTTATTGGGATTAACCTGCTTCGGGAAGGGCTTGATCTTCCTGAAGTATCGCTTGTCGCTATATTGGATGCTGACAAGGAGGGCTTCCTGCGCTCCGAACGCTCCCTGATCCAGACCATTGGACGCGCAGCCCGGAACAGCGAAGGTAGAGTCATTATGTATGGTGATAAGGTTACGGACTCCATGGATAAGGCGATTAAGGAGACGGAACGTCGTCGTACGATTCAGGTAGCTTATAATGAAGAGCATGGAATTACCCCACAGACGATTCGTAAGAAGATCCGTGAGGTTATTGAGGCGACGAAGGTGGCTGAGGCGAAGAGCGATTATCTGACAGGCGGCGCAGAGAAGATGTCGAAGCGCGATCGTCAGTCGTTGATGCAGCGTCTTGAAGCTGAAATGAAGGATGCGGCGAAGAATTTGCAGTTCGAGCGCGCCGCAGAGCTGCGTGATGCCCTGCTCGAATTAAAGGCTGAATAA
- a CDS encoding flagellar motor protein, giving the protein MDIATLIGLIAGAVAIIGGFLWEGGQITGLFQGTAALIVFGGTIAAVLISYPLHRIRTLPAGIKMAFKPNKSEVNEWLDDIVEMSMVARREGVLALEQKVVDHPNVFLREGIQLVVDGTDQPIVRQIMELDIDAKEQEHDNYAKLFESAGSYAPTMGIIGTVMGLIQVLGHLTDPSQLGPSIAVAFIATLYGVASANLIFLPIASKIRSKSAEEILVMEMILEGVLSVQNGDNALLVRKKLNTYITSQPNPLSSRKDVTHETTE; this is encoded by the coding sequence ATGGATATCGCGACCCTAATCGGCCTTATAGCCGGAGCTGTCGCAATTATTGGAGGATTTTTATGGGAAGGGGGACAGATAACAGGACTATTTCAGGGGACAGCTGCTCTTATCGTCTTCGGCGGTACGATTGCAGCTGTGCTCATCAGCTATCCGCTGCACCGGATCCGCACCCTGCCTGCGGGCATTAAAATGGCCTTCAAACCAAACAAGTCTGAAGTGAATGAATGGCTGGATGATATCGTGGAGATGTCTATGGTTGCAAGACGCGAGGGCGTTCTAGCTTTGGAGCAGAAGGTGGTTGACCATCCTAATGTTTTCTTAAGAGAAGGAATTCAGTTGGTCGTTGATGGAACCGATCAGCCGATCGTCCGCCAGATTATGGAGCTGGATATCGATGCCAAAGAGCAGGAGCATGATAACTATGCCAAGCTATTTGAATCTGCAGGCTCTTATGCGCCAACAATGGGGATCATCGGGACGGTCATGGGACTTATTCAGGTGCTTGGCCATCTGACAGATCCGAGTCAGCTCGGTCCATCGATCGCCGTTGCCTTTATCGCGACTTTATATGGCGTTGCCAGCGCAAATCTGATCTTCTTGCCCATCGCATCCAAGATTAGATCGAAGAGCGCAGAGGAGATCCTGGTGATGGAAATGATTCTTGAAGGTGTGCTGTCTGTACAAAATGGCGATAATGCACTACTTGTTCGTAAAAAGCTGAACACCTATATCACCTCACAGCCGAATCCATTAAGCTCAAGGAAGGATGTCACGCATGAGACAACGGAATAG
- a CDS encoding flagellar motor protein MotB, giving the protein MRQRNRRTRNAGRALSSGSQHDRWMITYADLITLLLIFFVMMYAMSRLDAIKYKEVTSSLQSTFQSSSGILDGGTGVIDHPSGQNGDTSSEANQPGSGGTGSEAGLEEDSGPLTEREVAFREQEQELQDLMALIEDYIRDHELENLIFVVDKPQGISITLSEQFLFRTGDANLMEGAGPVLSQLASLFRDLETTISIEGHTDNTPVTSSSKYRDNWELSGERALSVLRYFIEQENLDPDSFQYAGYADNRPAAENTTEAGRQQNRRVEITVLRQLQGE; this is encoded by the coding sequence ATGAGACAACGGAATAGGCGAACACGGAATGCAGGACGTGCGCTTTCCTCCGGCTCTCAGCATGATCGCTGGATGATCACCTATGCGGATCTCATTACGCTTCTGCTCATTTTCTTCGTGATGATGTATGCGATGAGCCGGCTTGATGCAATCAAGTATAAGGAAGTAACCAGCTCCCTGCAGAGCACCTTTCAGAGTTCAAGCGGAATTCTTGACGGAGGCACTGGTGTCATTGACCACCCCTCTGGCCAGAATGGAGACACAAGCAGCGAAGCGAACCAGCCGGGTTCGGGTGGGACCGGTTCTGAGGCTGGACTTGAGGAGGACAGTGGACCTTTGACAGAACGGGAGGTCGCCTTTCGCGAGCAGGAACAGGAGCTTCAAGACTTGATGGCCTTAATTGAGGATTACATTAGAGATCATGAGCTTGAGAATCTTATCTTTGTGGTGGACAAGCCCCAAGGGATCTCCATTACGCTCAGTGAACAATTTCTGTTCCGCACAGGGGACGCCAATTTGATGGAGGGTGCAGGACCGGTTCTCTCTCAATTAGCCAGCTTGTTCAGGGATCTTGAGACAACCATTTCAATTGAAGGGCATACCGATAACACTCCAGTGACATCTAGCTCCAAATACCGAGACAATTGGGAACTGTCCGGTGAGCGCGCACTTTCTGTACTTCGTTATTTTATTGAACAAGAAAACCTTGATCCAGATAGCTTCCAATATGCAGGATATGCCGATAACCGGCCTGCAGCAGAGAATACGACCGAAGCGGGCAGACAACAAAACCGCAGAGTTGAGATCACTGTCCTGCGCCAGCTGCAAGGCGAATGA
- a CDS encoding PDZ domain-containing protein, which yields MNEVITWLWLVVDALIALLTQPFYYIAIVLLALSYRRQGMLERRLLHTRLHGWPLLTLRAIFTGILVGLIVSVVYLLLGIEMTAQAVVAIWVTSIILMLFRVRYLNAVYAVGLLGVVQWLLKLFGSWEPQGFLEAIVSTIRDLPIPQLLVLAAVLHLTQAMFIKLQQEQNASPVYFKGKRGKLVGGYQLQYYVPVPLMLLMPTTSASGADLAWSPLLAGGADMYMLYAVPFIIGFSEMTKSMLPEEKAALTMKRLLLYGVILLVLSLLSVWWNPLSLVAVLFALIGLEAICWISSSEEENRSPMYVHPKQGLQVLAVLPGSPAEELGIQAGEVIFRVNGQHVSSQAELHSALRMNPAFCKLEVRNIEGESKFLQRAIYEGEHHQLGALLAPDPDTGFAIDERPASFFQIVGMKLDTHRTEKPAPDPFSHEA from the coding sequence TTGAATGAAGTCATCACATGGCTATGGCTTGTCGTGGATGCATTAATCGCTTTGCTGACTCAGCCATTTTATTATATAGCCATCGTATTATTAGCGCTCAGTTACCGTCGTCAGGGGATGCTGGAACGAAGGTTGCTCCACACACGTCTTCATGGGTGGCCGCTGTTAACGCTGCGAGCTATTTTTACAGGTATACTTGTTGGTCTTATTGTTTCTGTTGTTTATTTATTGCTTGGCATTGAGATGACTGCGCAGGCTGTAGTGGCAATATGGGTGACCTCCATTATATTAATGCTGTTCCGGGTTAGATACCTGAACGCTGTATATGCAGTGGGTTTGCTCGGAGTTGTACAATGGCTGCTTAAGCTGTTTGGCAGCTGGGAGCCACAAGGCTTCCTCGAAGCCATTGTCTCTACAATTCGTGATCTGCCAATTCCTCAGCTGCTGGTGCTTGCAGCGGTGCTGCATCTGACACAAGCTATGTTCATAAAGCTGCAGCAGGAGCAGAACGCTTCCCCGGTTTATTTCAAAGGGAAGAGGGGCAAGCTTGTCGGCGGTTATCAGCTGCAGTACTATGTACCGGTGCCGCTTATGCTGCTGATGCCCACGACTTCTGCCAGCGGGGCAGATCTTGCCTGGAGTCCGTTACTTGCCGGCGGTGCCGATATGTATATGCTCTACGCTGTTCCATTTATCATTGGATTCAGTGAGATGACAAAAAGCATGCTGCCAGAAGAGAAAGCAGCTCTAACTATGAAGCGGCTTCTGCTATATGGTGTCATACTGCTCGTTCTGAGTCTCTTGTCGGTATGGTGGAATCCGTTGTCACTGGTAGCTGTGTTGTTTGCTCTTATTGGTTTGGAAGCGATTTGTTGGATAAGTTCGTCAGAGGAAGAGAACCGCAGTCCAATGTATGTTCATCCTAAGCAGGGACTTCAGGTTCTGGCGGTATTGCCGGGCAGTCCAGCGGAGGAGCTGGGGATACAGGCTGGCGAAGTCATTTTTAGAGTAAATGGACAGCATGTCAGCTCACAGGCTGAGCTGCACAGCGCGCTTCGAATGAATCCTGCATTTTGCAAGTTAGAAGTACGCAATATCGAGGGAGAGAGTAAATTTCTACAGCGTGCGATATATGAAGGAGAGCATCATCAGCTTGGTGCATTACTTGCGCCAGATCCGGATACCGGCTTTGCTATTGACGAGCGTCCAGCCTCATTCTTTCAGATTGTGGGGATGAAGCTGGATACACATCGTACCGAAAAGCCAGCGCCAGATCCTTTCAGTCACGAGGCTTGA
- a CDS encoding S41 family peptidase has translation MMKKRSAILLFVLALLGGSLLTLAVVNYPGLNSQGGEGLLASVTGSNQKNELQKIETALDLIEANYYQDVDRTKLIDGAINGMMESLGDPYSNYMGQESAAQFEESIEGSFTGIGAEVSSQDGNVVVVSPIKGSPAEKAGIRAKDVILSVNGESLQGLDLNDAVSKIRGPKGSEAKVQVQRTGSSEPLEFSIVRDDIDLETVHAEMKDDGVGVITITQFSLNTGERFKEELAKLESQNMKGLVIDVRNNPGGVLSVVIDIAEQFVPSGELIVQVEDKNGARETNESKGSSKDYPVSVLMNKGSASASEILAGALQQSAGATLLGEHSFGKGTVQTSFERQLGDGSLVKITIAKWLTPNGDWIHEKGIEPDISVSQPDYFSVAPINKDNLPLKFDTNSSDVKNAQTMLEGLGYKTDRKDGYYDDKTVEAVKDFQTSKGLSVSGNINEETAAALETALIERIGDPAYDTQLKQAVSTMKQEISSAASN, from the coding sequence ATGATGAAGAAGCGCTCTGCTATACTGCTGTTCGTTCTCGCGCTTCTGGGTGGGAGCTTGCTTACACTCGCGGTCGTAAATTACCCAGGGCTGAACAGCCAGGGTGGAGAAGGACTGCTTGCCAGTGTAACGGGCAGCAATCAGAAGAATGAACTCCAGAAGATTGAAACCGCACTTGACCTGATTGAAGCTAATTACTATCAAGATGTGGACCGTACTAAATTGATTGACGGCGCTATTAATGGAATGATGGAGTCCCTTGGAGATCCTTATTCCAATTACATGGGTCAGGAATCGGCTGCCCAGTTTGAAGAGTCAATTGAAGGCTCATTTACAGGGATTGGCGCAGAGGTGTCCTCACAGGACGGTAATGTTGTGGTGGTATCTCCAATTAAAGGCTCTCCCGCTGAAAAAGCAGGAATACGGGCTAAAGACGTGATCTTATCTGTTAACGGTGAATCATTACAAGGTCTTGATCTCAATGATGCCGTATCCAAGATCCGCGGACCAAAGGGCAGCGAAGCCAAGGTACAGGTTCAGCGTACAGGCTCATCTGAACCGTTAGAATTTAGTATTGTACGAGATGACATCGATCTAGAGACCGTGCACGCGGAGATGAAGGATGATGGCGTCGGCGTCATTACGATTACCCAATTCTCTTTGAATACAGGTGAACGATTCAAGGAGGAGCTTGCTAAGCTTGAAAGTCAGAACATGAAGGGACTTGTCATTGACGTTCGTAACAATCCGGGTGGCGTTCTGTCTGTCGTTATCGATATTGCAGAGCAATTTGTTCCGTCTGGAGAGCTGATCGTTCAAGTGGAAGACAAGAACGGGGCTCGGGAAACGAATGAGTCCAAAGGGTCATCTAAGGATTATCCGGTGAGTGTTCTGATGAACAAAGGAAGTGCGAGTGCATCTGAAATATTGGCAGGCGCACTGCAGCAGTCTGCAGGGGCAACGTTACTAGGAGAGCATTCCTTCGGTAAAGGAACGGTTCAGACCAGCTTCGAGCGTCAGCTTGGTGACGGAAGCCTTGTGAAGATTACGATTGCCAAGTGGCTTACGCCAAACGGTGATTGGATCCACGAGAAAGGGATTGAACCTGATATCAGTGTAAGTCAGCCTGATTATTTCTCCGTGGCGCCGATCAATAAGGATAATCTTCCATTGAAGTTCGATACGAACAGCTCGGACGTGAAGAATGCCCAAACGATGCTTGAGGGACTCGGATATAAGACGGATCGCAAGGATGGTTATTATGATGATAAGACCGTAGAAGCCGTCAAAGATTTCCAGACTTCAAAAGGATTGAGTGTGAGTGGAAATATCAATGAGGAAACGGCAGCTGCACTCGAGACTGCGCTCATTGAAAGAATCGGTGATCCTGCATACGATACGCAGCTCAAACAGGCCGTTTCCACTATGAAGCAGGAGATCTCTTCTGCAGCGTCGAACTAA
- a CDS encoding murein hydrolase activator EnvC family protein has product MKKTATAIALSLLTATVLSPGYGIAASSISDIDKELNQLEQQSESAKSQQQKAEQKKEEAEHYKQKQEGYLEAIMEQINAVSNELATVSYRIETTEENLRNTKKELQAAEERIAAREELLESRVRLMYTDGTVSYLDVLLSSTSISDFLERADSLKMIVDQDQNLLVEHKKDKQLVVDKKAELEQQYAEHKRLYAQKKERKAELDSKEQEKQVLIAGYEEEIHVHGELSEEQDRMLVEIASKRSALVQEKNKLKAEQAAAAARAKAAAEEAARKAAQKKVASSNTSSGSSSSSSSSSSSENISSSGSGVLGMPVSGARISSGYGPRVHPITGVVGKMHTGTDFAAPQGTSIYSAEDGVVIMAEWYSGYGYTVMVDHGDGLWTLYGHIREGGIKVSEGDSVKRGQKIAEVGSTGNSTGPHLHFEVRVNGSTQNPMNYL; this is encoded by the coding sequence TTGAAAAAGACGGCCACTGCAATTGCGTTAAGTTTACTTACAGCCACAGTACTTAGTCCTGGATATGGAATCGCTGCATCGAGCATCAGCGATATTGATAAAGAGCTGAATCAGCTGGAACAGCAGTCCGAATCTGCTAAGTCCCAGCAACAGAAGGCGGAACAGAAGAAAGAGGAAGCAGAGCACTACAAGCAGAAGCAAGAAGGCTATCTCGAAGCGATTATGGAACAAATTAATGCTGTAAGTAATGAGCTGGCGACCGTGTCTTACCGCATTGAAACAACAGAAGAGAATTTGCGGAACACGAAGAAAGAACTGCAAGCAGCAGAGGAAAGAATTGCAGCCCGTGAGGAACTGCTTGAATCTCGTGTGCGTCTGATGTATACAGATGGAACGGTTTCCTATCTGGATGTATTGCTGTCTTCTACAAGTATTTCCGATTTTCTGGAGCGTGCAGACTCACTGAAGATGATTGTGGATCAGGATCAGAATCTACTCGTTGAACATAAGAAAGATAAGCAGCTTGTTGTAGACAAAAAGGCAGAGCTGGAACAACAATATGCAGAACATAAACGTCTATATGCTCAGAAGAAAGAACGCAAGGCAGAGCTGGACAGCAAGGAACAGGAGAAACAGGTCCTCATTGCAGGCTATGAGGAAGAAATTCATGTGCATGGTGAACTCAGCGAAGAACAGGATCGCATGCTGGTAGAGATTGCATCCAAACGTTCAGCGTTGGTTCAAGAGAAAAATAAGCTCAAAGCAGAGCAGGCAGCAGCAGCGGCAAGAGCGAAGGCAGCAGCAGAAGAAGCGGCAAGAAAGGCTGCTCAGAAGAAAGTAGCTAGCTCAAATACAAGCTCTGGTTCAAGCTCAAGTTCAAGCTCAAGTTCTTCAAGTGAAAACATCTCTTCCAGCGGAAGTGGTGTACTGGGAATGCCAGTTTCAGGAGCACGGATTTCTTCAGGCTACGGCCCGCGTGTTCACCCAATTACAGGTGTGGTTGGTAAAATGCATACGGGTACTGACTTTGCTGCTCCGCAAGGGACAAGCATCTATTCAGCCGAAGATGGTGTAGTTATTATGGCAGAATGGTACAGCGGTTATGGTTATACAGTGATGGTCGATCATGGTGATGGACTATGGACGCTGTATGGACACATTCGTGAGGGCGGCATTAAGGTGAGCGAAGGTGATTCTGTAAAACGAGGCCAAAAAATTGCTGAGGTCGGCTCGACTGGAAACTCCACGGGTCCTCACTTGCACTTTGAGGTTCGCGTCAACGGAAGCACACAAAATCCGATGAATTATTTGTAA
- the ftsX gene encoding permease-like cell division protein FtsX, with protein sequence MNFSTFLRHLREGFKSLFRNGWMSIASITSIIVSLLILGVFVLLVVNVNSMANQADDQVEISTFLQLNVDEDLRNSLQDQIGAMPEVSKIEFVPKEQGLADFKEELGEDGQELLEGFDEDNNPLPDTLRVEVIDPSTVSFVAEKIEALNEEYPEQPIMKVNYGEDTVETLFKITRLIRTIGVVFVAGLALMSMFLISNTIRVTILARRREISIMKLVGATNSFIRWPFFVEGALIGFIGSIITIAILFIGYNQLLNSIQQDIIIQMLDLVPLSSIWTWFGGALLIMGMLVGILGSTLSIRKSLKV encoded by the coding sequence ATGAATTTTAGTACCTTCTTGCGCCATTTGCGGGAAGGGTTCAAGAGCCTATTCCGCAACGGCTGGATGTCGATTGCATCCATTACGTCGATCATTGTCTCGTTGTTGATTCTGGGTGTATTCGTTCTGCTCGTAGTGAATGTCAATTCCATGGCTAATCAGGCAGATGATCAAGTGGAGATCAGCACATTCCTGCAGCTTAACGTAGATGAGGATCTGCGTAACAGTCTTCAAGACCAGATTGGAGCCATGCCAGAAGTAAGCAAGATTGAATTTGTTCCTAAGGAACAAGGTTTGGCTGATTTTAAAGAAGAGCTTGGAGAAGATGGTCAGGAGCTGCTTGAAGGCTTCGATGAGGATAACAATCCTCTTCCAGATACTTTGCGGGTAGAGGTTATTGATCCGAGCACCGTCAGCTTTGTAGCTGAGAAGATTGAAGCTCTGAATGAGGAATATCCAGAACAGCCAATTATGAAAGTGAACTATGGAGAAGACACGGTGGAGACATTGTTCAAGATCACTCGTCTAATCCGGACAATCGGCGTTGTTTTTGTAGCAGGACTTGCACTTATGTCTATGTTTTTGATCTCGAACACGATTCGCGTAACGATCCTGGCACGCCGCCGGGAGATCAGCATTATGAAGCTGGTAGGAGCGACAAACTCCTTTATCCGTTGGCCGTTCTTCGTTGAAGGAGCCTTGATTGGATTCATTGGATCTATTATTACGATCGCAATTCTATTTATCGGATACAACCAGCTGCTAAACTCGATTCAGCAGGATATTATTATCCAGATGCTTGATCTGGTACCATTGTCCAGTATATGGACCTGGTTTGGCGGAGCACTGCTCATTATGGGGATGCTCGTGGGTATCCTGGGAAGCACGTTGTCTATTCGCAAATCTTTGAAAGTGTAA
- the ftsE gene encoding cell division ATP-binding protein FtsE yields MIELQDVWKTYPNGAHALQGVSVKIDRNEFVYIVGPSGAGKSTFMKLIYREEIPTKGQISVNGFNIGKLKHRKIPYVRRNIGVIFQDFRLLPKMTAYENVAFAMEVVEAPKKQIKKRVMEALDLVGLKNKADREPTQLSGGEQQRIAIARAIVNNPSVIIADEPTGNLDPETSWGIMQLLDEINFRGTTIVMATHNRDIVNTMRKRVIAIEQGHIVRDEMRGEYGYEF; encoded by the coding sequence GTGATTGAATTACAGGACGTGTGGAAGACCTATCCGAATGGGGCACATGCCTTGCAAGGTGTGTCGGTAAAGATCGACCGCAACGAATTCGTTTATATTGTCGGACCGTCTGGCGCGGGGAAATCGACATTTATGAAGCTAATTTACAGAGAAGAAATTCCGACAAAAGGACAGATCTCAGTTAACGGATTTAATATCGGCAAGCTGAAGCATCGCAAAATCCCTTATGTTCGGCGTAATATCGGCGTTATTTTTCAGGATTTCAGACTTCTTCCGAAGATGACGGCGTATGAGAATGTCGCTTTTGCGATGGAGGTTGTCGAGGCGCCGAAGAAACAGATTAAGAAACGGGTTATGGAAGCCCTGGATCTTGTCGGCCTTAAGAACAAGGCAGACCGCGAGCCAACCCAGCTGTCAGGCGGGGAGCAGCAGCGTATAGCGATTGCTAGGGCGATCGTGAACAATCCCTCCGTCATCATTGCGGACGAGCCTACAGGCAACCTTGATCCCGAGACATCATGGGGAATTATGCAGCTGCTGGATGAAATCAATTTCCGAGGAACAACCATCGTTATGGCAACACATAACCGGGATATCGTAAACACCATGCGTAAACGGGTTATTGCTATCGAGCAGGGACATATCGTTCGAGACGAAATGAGAGGGGAATACGGTTATGAATTTTAG
- a CDS encoding VanW family protein, whose protein sequence is MYTHQTKLPSKVTVSGWAVGGQDIPSVISELDQKLQALEELPLHLKEGNRPLYTPKLTLQHAGVRYNANEFKQAAAGLSEGNMIQRLFNRLRFQKDWSITYSYDRAKLQSYLSPVWEQSEFGDIIPAKVNITKLDEIELIPEHSANRINWVEMTRRVEHAVPADFTVLMNPIEPRPTIVIDLPLQVMNPSVTIDSLRRSGIQRKIIQVSTPLGTSGEGRTYNVMAAAKAVDGMILKPGDELDYGQIVKKVEKDSGFKEAPVIVGGELVPGIGGGICQVSSTLYTAALKTGLHIVERRNHSLPVSYMPKGLDATFATGYINFRFQNTTGSSLLIKAEVRDREMVVKFFGTMAENVSYELETHLLETIPAPTTYTNDSSIPVNTQTVVQEGAPGYIVETYQIKRVNGDIVSRTLISKDTYRPQTRLIAVNSDNPPSEKEDPPEDTPSDPAPPVEDGIRTLGTIGN, encoded by the coding sequence ATGTATACTCATCAAACGAAGCTCCCCTCGAAAGTAACCGTCTCCGGCTGGGCTGTCGGCGGCCAAGATATTCCCTCTGTAATTAGTGAGCTTGATCAGAAGCTCCAAGCATTAGAAGAACTTCCTCTACATCTAAAGGAAGGCAATCGACCCCTGTACACCCCCAAGCTGACACTGCAGCATGCCGGAGTGAGGTATAACGCAAATGAGTTTAAACAGGCCGCAGCTGGGCTGTCCGAAGGAAACATGATTCAAAGACTGTTTAACCGACTCCGTTTCCAAAAAGACTGGAGCATCACCTACAGCTACGATCGTGCTAAATTGCAAAGCTATCTGTCTCCTGTCTGGGAACAATCTGAATTCGGTGACATCATCCCTGCTAAGGTCAATATTACGAAGCTGGATGAAATCGAGTTGATACCTGAGCACAGCGCGAACAGGATAAACTGGGTGGAAATGACCCGGCGCGTAGAACATGCTGTCCCCGCCGATTTTACAGTACTTATGAATCCAATAGAACCCAGACCTACTATTGTTATCGACCTCCCCCTCCAAGTGATGAACCCCTCAGTGACAATTGACTCTCTTAGAAGGTCGGGAATTCAGCGAAAAATCATTCAAGTCTCTACCCCGCTCGGCACTAGCGGAGAAGGCAGAACCTACAACGTAATGGCTGCCGCCAAAGCGGTGGATGGTATGATACTTAAGCCGGGTGATGAGCTGGACTATGGACAAATTGTTAAAAAAGTAGAGAAGGACAGCGGCTTCAAGGAAGCACCTGTCATTGTAGGCGGAGAGCTTGTGCCAGGAATCGGCGGAGGTATCTGCCAGGTCTCAAGCACCCTCTATACGGCGGCACTTAAGACGGGGCTGCACATTGTGGAACGAAGAAATCATTCACTGCCCGTCAGCTATATGCCCAAAGGTCTTGATGCTACGTTCGCGACGGGCTATATCAATTTCAGATTTCAGAATACGACGGGCAGCTCCCTATTGATCAAAGCTGAAGTCAGAGATCGTGAGATGGTTGTAAAGTTTTTTGGGACCATGGCAGAGAATGTTAGTTATGAACTTGAAACGCATCTTCTCGAAACCATCCCAGCACCCACAACGTATACGAATGACTCCTCTATCCCGGTAAATACGCAAACCGTAGTCCAAGAAGGAGCACCTGGTTATATCGTGGAAACCTATCAGATCAAACGGGTTAACGGAGATATCGTCTCCCGCACTTTGATCTCCAAGGACACCTATCGCCCACAAACGCGTCTTATTGCTGTGAATTCAGACAACCCTCCCTCTGAAAAAGAAGACCCGCCAGAAGATACGCCATCTGATCCCGCTCCTCCGGTCGAGGACGGTATACGTACACTAGGAACCATCGGAAATTGA